One genomic segment of Mangifera indica cultivar Alphonso chromosome 6, CATAS_Mindica_2.1, whole genome shotgun sequence includes these proteins:
- the LOC123218891 gene encoding TIR-only protein-like, translating to MQRSSSSSSSSSAKILSRKILYHRYQIQPIKRPCDVFINHRGRDTKRTICGLLYDCLLRLRLNPFMDNKNLKPGDQLFEKIDTAIRHCKVGVIVFSPHYCESYFCLHELALITELKKKIIPIFYDIKPSQLKVRDDGTFSNKDFQRFRWALEEAKYTVGLTFDSLQGDWSDFLTKATDAVIKNLIEEDIINQE from the exons ATGCAGCgatcctcttcttcttcttcttcttcttcagcaaAGATTTTATCTCGCAAAATCCTTTACCATAGATATCAAATCCAACCCATTAAACGTCCCTgtgatgttttcattaatcataGAGGAAGAGATACAAAGAGGACCATTTGCGGGTTGCTTTATGATTGTCTTTTGAGGCTAAGGCTTAACCCTTTCATggataacaaaaatttgaagcCTGGAGATCAGTTGTTTGAAAAAATCGACACCGCCATTCGACACTGTAAGGTTGGAGTTATCGTGTTTTCGCCGCATTATTGCGAGTCTTATTTCTGCCTCCATGAACTCGCTCTTATCACggagttgaagaagaaaattataccTATATTTTACGATATTAAGCCGTCTCAACTGAAAGTTAGAGACGATGGAACTTTCTCAAACAAAGATTTTCAGAGATTTAGATGGGCTCTTGAGGAAGCAAAATACACAGTGGGACTTACATTTGACTCATTACAAGG AGACTGGTCAGATTTCTTAACAAAAGCAACGGATGCAGTGATCAAGAACTTGATTGAAGAGGATATTATTAATCAAGAATGA